ATCGGCACGAGCTCGATGATCGTCGTCATGAGCAGCGGCATGACCAGCGCCGTGCCGACGGCCTGCACGATCCGGCCCAGGAGCAGCACCGCGAAGACGGGCGCGAACGCCGCGACGAGCGTGCCGGCGAGGAAGATCGTCAGCGCGGCGATGTACACCGCGCGGGTGCTGAACCGCTGCAGGATCCACCCGGTGAGCGGGATGACCACCGCGGTCGTCACCATGAAGCCGGTCGTGAGCCACTGGGCCGCCCCGGGGGTGACCGCGAACTGGTCCATGATGACGGGCATCGCGACGGAGAGGGTGGTCTCGTTGAGGATGACGACGAAGGCCGCCGCGACGAGGATGCCGATGAGCAGGCGCGTGGCGGGGGGCATGGGCGGGACGTCCCCCGGGGAGGCCGGCCGGGCGGCGGGCGCCCCGGCGTCCGGGGTGGTGGTCGGGCCGCGGTCGTGGTCGGGCGTGGGCACTGCTGTTCCTCCGGTGGTCGGACGGTCGCGTGGGGGCCGGCCCCGGGGAACGGGGCACGCCTCCGACGGGCCGACGCGGCGTGGCCGGGAGGGGGTCCGCGGCCGTCAGAGGCTGATCCGGCACGAACCGCCAACGGTACCGGCAGCGCGGTGGGTGCTGCAATTCCGTGCACCGCGCCCGGCCCGGCCCCGCCCGCCCGGCCCACTCCCGGCCGCCCGCGCCAGCCCAGCCCCGCCCGGCCCCGCGGTGTGGCTAAGTTTTTTGCACGAATCAGGCCCAAAACGTGCAAAACCTTAGCCACACCGGCGGGCCACCGGTGACCCACCGGCGCACCACCGCTGGACAACCGCCGCCGACCCGCACGCCAACCCTCCCCACCCCGACCCGCGGCGACGACCCGCGGCGGCGACCCGCGCGGCCCACGTACGGTGGGGGCATGGACGTTGCATGTTACGCGGCCCCGGCCGCCGGAGCCCCCCTGGAGAAGAGCACCCTCACCCGTCGTGAGCTGCGACCGGACGACTGTCTGCTCGCGATCCGCTGGGCGGGGATCTGCCACTCGGACATCCACACGGTCAACGGCGACTGGCCCCACGACAACTTCCCGATGACCCCGGGCCACGAGATCGTCGGCGAGATCCTCGAGGTCGGCCCGGAGGTCACCCGGTTCTCCCCCGGTGACGTCGTCGGCATCGGCTGCCTGGTCGACTCGTGCGGGGAGTGCACCCCGTGCTCGGAGGGGTTCGAGAACTACTGCGAGAACGGCGCGACCGGCACGTACAACGGGGTCGACCGGCACGACGGGTCGATCACCCAGGGCGGTTACTCCACCCACATCGTGTGCCGCGAGGCCTTCCTCGTCCGCATCCCGGATCCCGGGGACGGGCTCGGCGTGGACAGCCCGCGGGTCGCGGCGATGACGCCGCTGCTGTGCGCCGGGGTGACCACCTACTCCCCCCTGCGGCACTGGAAGGTCGGGCCCGGCACGAAGGTCGCCGTCGTCGGCATGGGTGGCCTGGGGCACGTCGCGGTGAAGCTCGCCGCGGCGATGGGTGCGGAGGTCACGGTCCTCTCGCACAGCCTGTCGAAGAAGGACGACGGCCTCCGCTTCGGTGCGTCGCACTATTACGCGACGTCGGAGGACGGTTTCGAGAAGGAGCACGACTCGGAGTTCGACCTTATCCTCAACACGGTCTCCGCGCCGCTGGAGATCTCCCGGTATGTGTCGATGCTCGCCTTCGACGGCACGCTCGTCATGCTGGGGCTGCCGCCCGGGGGCCTGCGGTTCGGGGCCGCCCAGGTCATCGGGAAGCGACGCAGTGTCGCCGGCTCCGCGATCGGCGGACTGCCGGAGACCCAGGAGATGATCGACTTCTGCGCCGAGCACGGCATCGTCGCGGAGTCGGAGGTCATCGCCGCCGACCGGATCAACGAGGCGTACGAGCGGGTCACCGCGTCGGACGTCCGCTACCGCTTCGTCATCGACGCGAAGACCTTCTGACCCCGCGGGCCGGTCCCCCGGCGCGCCCTGTCTCCCCGGCGCGCCCTGCCTCCCGCGGGCCGGTCCCCTCCCCCCCCCCCCGGCGCGACCGGCGTGACGGCCCCGCCGGGGTGTGCGGGCCCGCGGGCCCGCCGTCGCGGTCAGCTCTCCGCGGCGGCCTGCCGCGCCGTCGCGGTCAGCTCTCCGCGCCGCCGTTCTTCTCCGCCTCGGCGATCTGCCGGCGGACGTCCTCCATGTCCAGGGCCTCGACCTGCGCGATGACGTCG
The sequence above is drawn from the Corynebacterium bovis DSM 20582 = CIP 54.80 genome and encodes:
- a CDS encoding NAD(P)-dependent alcohol dehydrogenase, with product MDVACYAAPAAGAPLEKSTLTRRELRPDDCLLAIRWAGICHSDIHTVNGDWPHDNFPMTPGHEIVGEILEVGPEVTRFSPGDVVGIGCLVDSCGECTPCSEGFENYCENGATGTYNGVDRHDGSITQGGYSTHIVCREAFLVRIPDPGDGLGVDSPRVAAMTPLLCAGVTTYSPLRHWKVGPGTKVAVVGMGGLGHVAVKLAAAMGAEVTVLSHSLSKKDDGLRFGASHYYATSEDGFEKEHDSEFDLILNTVSAPLEISRYVSMLAFDGTLVMLGLPPGGLRFGAAQVIGKRRSVAGSAIGGLPETQEMIDFCAEHGIVAESEVIAADRINEAYERVTASDVRYRFVIDAKTF